Genomic segment of Pseudothermotoga hypogea DSM 11164 = NBRC 106472:
TAACGGACTATCGGGATGGTACCGTACCTCAGACTGTACATTTGACCCAGTCCGCACGGTTCGTAGCGAGAAGGCATCAGGAACATGTCACATCCTGCGTAAATCTTCTGTGCGAGTTCTATGTCGAACTTTATGTTGCTGGAAACTTTGCTCGCATACCTTTTCTGAAGCTGCAGGAACATCTCTTCGTACTTTTTCTCACCCGTACCGAGCACAACGAACTGAAGGTCGAAGAGAAACATATAATCAGCGATTTTCTCGATCAGATCCAGCCCCTTCTGATCGACCAGTCTGTTTATCATACCGATCAGTGGAACTTCCTCTCTCACCGGAAGGTTCAGTTCTTTCTGTAGCATCTTCTTGTTTTCATACTTCTTTTCTATGCTGTTGATGTCGTAGTTGACGTATATTCTTCTGTCCGTCGCAGGATTGAACTCCTCGTAGTCTATCCCGTTCAGTATTCCGTAGAGATCTTCCGACCTGAGTCTCAAAACCCCATCGAGTTTCTCTCCGTACTCTTCCGTCTGTATCTCTTGAGCATAAGTGGGACTCACCGTCGTCACGATGTCGCTGAAGAGGATCCCACCTTTGAGGAAGTTGATCTTTCCGTAGAACTCGAGCCCATCTATGTTGAACAAATAACCCGGCAAGCCAGCGAACTTCATGTAGCTCGGGCTGAAGATGCCTTGATAGCCGAGGTTGTGAATCGTGAAGACGATCGCCGTGCGACTGAAGAACGGATCCACCCTGTAGAGTGTCTTGAGATAGACGGGCACCAGCCCGGTCTGCCAGTCGTGCGCGTGCACCACGTCGAACTGTTCCGACAGATGTCTCATGGCTTGAATCGACGCAGCCGAGAAGAATATAGCTTGTTCGGCAAGATCGGGGCCTTCGTAGACGTTCTCCGCGGAGAAGTAATACTCGTTCGCGATGAAATAAACCGCCACACCAGAGCCAGGAAGCTGTGACTTGTAGAGGTCGAAAGTTTCCTTTGTCTGAACGTTCTCCACAGGAATGGATTTGGCAACCTCACTCAGCTGGTAGCCAAACTTTTGACTGTTCTTGAGCACAACCTTGTGTAAAGGCATGAATATCGTCACCTTCGCCCCACTTCTTTCTACGGCCTTTGGCAGGGCTCCGAGCACGTCTGCAAGACCTCCCACCTTTGCGAAGGGATAGACCTCGTAAGCGATCATCGCAACCTTCACGGTTTTCACCTCGCTGTTGGAATTATAGCATAGTCCTGTTTGACCCTGAGAAAGATGCCGATAAGATCTTCAAAACCGAGTTGGACAAACAATTTTTTATCTCTCAATCCAACCTTCACATAAGGCCTCAGAGGAAGCTGGTAGGAAAGATGACCATTGAAATCGACCCTCGTCCAGTACTCTTCAGTTTCACCCTGAACCATGCCGAAGCTCAGTGCAAAGCTGTCCAGACCCAAAAAGCCATCGAAACTTCCCAGATCCGTTCTGATCGCGGGTAGAACCATTTGTGTTGAAAAATCCAGTCCCGAGGGCCTTACTTTTCCTCGCACCTCGAACAACAGTTGCTTGAATGCGAATGCCTTCGAAAGTTCGAAACACATGTCGGGCAACAATTCAACGGTGAAGGAAAAGTCCGAGAACCTGTGCAGATGTATTCGGCCACCAACGCTTCCATAGGCGTACCCGAGTGCGAATTTCGGTGTCAGTCCGCCGGGTTCGATTACAAGACCCAGCTTTGAGAAGAGCACATCGTTCCTCAGTGCACGATAGTTCGAATCAGACACGATCATGTCGAAAGTAACAGACTCGTTCGTTCCCATGAGAGACATTGTTAAACCGCTCGAGGAACTGAACGTCAGGTTGGCCCAGTGAGATCTCATCGTCTTGAGAAAGGCGAGTGTTGCGATGTTGTCGGTCAAATCGTCCCAGAAGCCCATGCACACACCCACACCCAAATCGTCCCCGACAAGATCAATGTAAGGAAAAGGTAGAGCGAACCTGAACTTCATTGAATCGCGAATCTTTTTTGAAGTCAGTGTCGTTTCCTCGAGTTTTGAACCGGTCGTGATCAACGTTTCAGTCACGACAGCATTTCGAAGGATCGTTCCTCCTGGCTCAAAAAAGAGCGCATACCCGCCCGGTAGAGGCTTGATCGAAAAGATCTTGTCTTCCCACTCCACCGATGCTATACAGTCTTTCACTACCAGTTCGTAAACCCGGTTCGTGGATAGATCGAGCTTATGAGCGCGGAGTTCTCCGTTCGTTTCTGCTACATAATAGAGTGTGTCGTTAACAATGACTGGTGAGAGCTTAGCTTTCCCGTCCTTCGTCAACCTTGCCAGAGTGCCATTCTTGAGCAGGTAAAGATCGATGCTGCTTGCCTGCTTAGCCGTGAACACGATGCAGTCTTTCGACGATGCTATCTGTAGTGGAACGAGCCCCTGGGGAATCTGAAGCTCTTGTTTAGAAGACGTCTTTGAATTGAAAATCTCTATCTTCCTGACATCGTTGTGTTGAACGATCAGTATGAGCCTGTCATCATCCAACCAAGCCACGTCGATAACGTGCTCGATGCTCGTTTCTCTCAGAGCGCCTTTCCACAAGTACAACCTGTTGACGTACCTGCCGTTTTTCACGGTTCTTCTGACGATCGCCAGCTCTCGTTTTGAGTTGACCGCAAAACTCACGATGCTGGAAACTTCAACGAGTTTGTGGTTCCTACCCTCAAAGATGTCGTAGAAGTAAATCGCGCTTGCTTCGTCGTACCCGCTGAAGGCGTAGTACACTCTCCAGAGCTCCACATTGAGCTTGCTCGGGATAAGCGACAAATTCGTCAATCTTTCTCGTTGTACGTCAGCTTCTGCAGTCAACCAACTTCGAACCTCCTCGGACGAGGCGAACCGTCTCAAGTGCCTGAAGAAAGTCGCGAATGGATCGTTCGAAAAAGCTTCGATCAGTTCGTTCACAGCACCCTGTCTTTTCTTTTCGAGAGACTCCAAGAGCGTGTATCCCAGCGTGTAACTCGCCCCGCCGGGTGTGAAGCGGACCGTGTTGATGGAAGAAGCGAACTTCAGACCTATATCGCTGGCCAACGCGTTTTTCCTGTACAGCTCGAACAGCACATCGTTCGCCCTGCCCTCACCTTCCTTGGATTCATGCATGATCGCCACGCCTTCGTGAAGGTACAAAGGCGTCAAGACCGATTGGACCGCCGCTGGTACAGCGTGACCGAAGAACTCCAACCAGTCGATGTACGGAGAGAACTGGTTTGCCAGGAAAATGTGTGCGAGCTCGTGAACGAAGCAGAATACGACCCAATCTTCATATTTGGGGGTGAACTGATAAGGGTTCATATCGCTCACGTAGATGACGATCGTGTTGTTAACCGTGTTGGCGTAACCGTTGGAAAGATCAGATCTGAGTAAATAGACCCTTGGTCTCGTACGTGGTGGACTTTTGAACTCCAGCATGAAGCGTTCAAAAATCTCGTCAGCCACTCGATGAAGTCTGTGCGCCGCCAGTTCCAAGCCATCGTCGTAGAGTATGTCCAAATGCTTCGTCGATACCGCGTTGAAAGTGCCCGCCGCCCACAACGACGAACACGAAACGAGAATTAGCAAGATCAATTTCTTCATACTTCCTTCTCCAGCCTCTTGGTTATGTAGTTCACAACGACTTCGATCGCCCTGTCGTTGTGACCACCCTTTGGCACTATGATGTCCGCGTAACGTTTCGTTGGCTCAACGTACGCATCGTGCATGGGTTTGACTGTTCGCAAGTACTGGTTTACAACGCTCTCGACACTCCTTCCCCTCTCTTTCACGTCGCGCATCAGCCTGCGTATGAACCTGATATCGCTCTCCGTATCCACGTACAGAGAAAGCTCGTAAAGTTCTCTGAGCTCCTCATAATACAGCGCGAAAATACCTTCAACCAGGATCACTTTCTTCGGAACGAAATTCAGCGTTTCAACCTTTCTGGTGTACGTGACGAAATCGTACGTGGGGATCTGGACGGCCTCGCCATGGAGTAACTTTCGAAGGTGTTCAACAAGCAATCGATGCTCTATCACGTCCGGATGATCGTAGTTCACCAACCTCCGTTCCTCTATTGGTAAATGGCTCATGTCCTTGTAGTAGTTGTCCATGGGTAAGATCGCGCACCTTTCTTCACCCAGAGAATGAACTATCCTTTTTGCGACGGTCGTTTTTCCCGATCCTGTTCCACCGCCTATACCGATGAGAACCAACGCCTACCCTCCCCGAACCGACAAATTGTCTTGAGATTCGATTTTCCCATAGTTTCGAAAGATTTGCCAGACATAAGCGACATCTCAGATTCTGCTCCGCGACAACACATCTTCAACATATATGCTACAATAAATTTTGATGTTCATCCCAATCTCACGAATGAAAACGGTTTTTGCGGGTTTAAGTCGATACAGCGCTCTTCGGGTGGCGTTAATAATCGTGATTTTTTTGTACGAGGACGTACGTTCAGACCCTGTTCAGGAAGGTGATCTTGCTTGGTGAGGGAAGTGTTCAGAGAAAGGATCAATACGCTGAGAAAGCTCATCGAAGAGGAGCAGGCCGAAGCGTTGCTGATCTCACGCTGCGACAACTTCGCCTGGGCCACACTCGGTGCGAGGAACTACGTGACTATCAACAGCGAGGTTGGAAGCGTTCATCTTCTGCTCGTGGAAGATTCGATCTACATCCTCACAAACAACATCGAACGAAAGAGGATCGAGCAGGAAGAGTTGAACGAAGACGTTCTGGGCGATGTGGAGTTCGCCGAGTACATGTGGTCCAAGGACCTGTGGGACGTGCTCAAATCCTTCGTTCAAGGGAAAAAACTCCTCTCTGACACTGGCTGGTTCGATTCGAGGAACGTCTCCGACCAGCTGAAGAACTTCAGGCTCGTCATGAGTGAGCCGGAGATCGAAACCTACAGATGGCTTGGTGCCAACTGCGACGAGATCTTCTCCAACACGATGTTGAAGTTCTCACCCGAGATGACGGAATTGCAAGTTCAAGCGGAAATGTCGAAGGCGTTCTTCGAACGCGGTATCGAACCGATACTCATCTTGGTGTTCGGTGAGGAGAGTGCGCAGCTGTACAGACACAACCTTCCCAGGAACGTGAGGGTCGGAAAGAAGCTCTTCGTGAGCGTGTGCGTCAGAAAGAAAGGCTTGGTTCTCTCCTCAACGAGATCCGTTTTGTTCGGTAGAGACGAAGATTGGATCAAACAACACAGAGACAACTGTTACGTCGAAGCGGCGGCACTCGAAAACTCAAAACCGGGCAAGAAATTGAGCGAGGTGTTCGAAGAAATCAAGAAGGCTTACGTGGCAGTGAACAAACCGCACGAGTGGTTCCTGCACCATCAAGGTGGGCTTGCAGGTTACAACGCGCGTGAAGTAATAGCGAACGAAGATACTGATTATTCCTTGAAGGCTGGAAACGTCGTTGCGTGGAATCCAACAATAACCGGTACGAAGTCCGAAGATACGTTCTTGGTCCTCGAAGATGGTTTGGAATGTTTCTCCTATCCTGAGTCGAGTCGTTGGCCCGCGCTGAATTTGCAAATCGGCTCGTTAACGCTGAAAAGGCCTGACATAGTTGTACTGTGAGGAGGAGTAGAAATGTACTCGTTCATATTCGAACTCTTCTGGATGATCTTCATTCTCAGCATGTTCATCCCGTTCTTCAAAGCTTACAGTCAAAAGAGCGCGAGAGAAACTTTGATAAGACAGCTCGAGGTGAAACGCAAGAGCAGAGTTATAACGCTCATTCACAGGCAAGAGTCGATGAGCTTCTTCGGTCTCACCTTCGGAAGGTATATAACCATAGAAGATTCCGAAGAAATCTTGAGGGCAATAAAGTTGACCCCACCAGACATGCCGATCGATTTGATCCTGCACACCCCCGGTGGTTTGGTGTTGGCAGCAGAGCAAATTGCCCGTGCCCTGGTCAAGCACAAAGGCAAGGTCACCGTCTTTGTTCCTCACTACGCGATGTCCGGTGGAACCATGATAGCCCTGGCTGCGGATGAAATAGTCATGGATCCAAACGCCGTGCTGGGACCGCTCGATCCACAACTGGGTGGTTATCCTGCGCCTTCGATACTGAGCGTGCTCGAAAAGAAAAACATCAACGAAATAGACGATCAAACTTTGATCCTTGCCGATATCGCCAAGAAGGCCATGAACCAGGTGATGGACTTCGTGACGTGTCTCTTGAAGGAAAAGGTCGGTGAAGAGAAAGCCAAACAACTGGCAGAGACTCTTTGTAGTGGCAAATGGACTCACGATTATCCTCTGACCGTGGATGCGCTCAAGCAGATGGGAATACCCGTTTCTGAAAACATGCCACAGGAAGTCTATCAGCTCATGGACCTCTACAAACAAACCGAACAGAGAAGACCATCGGTTCAGTACATACCCGTCCCGTACAGGGGTGGGGAGAGAGGCACGAGTCAAGAATCGAGGAAAAATTCTTGAGGCTCATGCCAGTAGAACTTCGGCCGGCCCCAAGCCGGCCTTTTGCTCTCGCTTCACCCCCAGAAAAACTGTAGTGGATCAGATTCCGGTTTCAACCTCGCTCGCCGTGGCGTACCGCAGACCCTTCTTTTTGGCATAGTACATCGCCATGTCCGCAAGCCTTATCAATTGATCGAGCTCTCGTGCATCGTCTGGATAGATCGCAACTCCCACGTTCACACCGACCTGGAAACTCTTGTCATCCAGTTGAATCGGTTCTTCAACGATCTGGAATACCCTGTTCAAAAGCTGCGCGAAGTTGTTCCCATCGCAGTCGTACAACAACGCCACGAACTCGTCTCCACCGAACCTTGAAACAACGTCGCTCTCTCTGAAAACTTTCTCGAGTCTCGAACCGAGGACCTTCAAAACGAGATCACCCGTCTCGTGGCCATATTTGTCGTTGACGTTTTTGAACCTGCGAAGATCCAAGAACAAAAGTGCGACCTTCTTTCGTTCCCTCTTCGCCAAGGACAGAAGTTTTTCGCCGTACTCTTCGAAGGCTCTTCTGTTCAACAAACCAGTCAGTGGATCGTGGTTGTACAAATACTCCATCATCTTCTGCTGTTGCATGATCTGCTCGTCTTGCTTGATCTTGAGGAAAACCATGCCGACGTAGTTCGCAAAAAGTTTTGCAATCTGGAGAGATTCTTCGTCGAACGCATCTTCCCGTTCGAAGTTTTCCAGATTGAAGCTCAAAACGATCTCGTTTCCTATCTGAACCGGCACGACCAAACTGCACACGATCTCTTCAACTCTGCCATGCTTTTTCAGAATCTCCAACGTCTTCTCATCTTCTCTGTTGAAATTCACCATATCGCTCTTCTTCTTTATGGGTTTTTCAAGCCATTTCTTCTGAACCGACTCAGGATACTCGATCTTCGAGAGGCCTTCGAGATCGTACCCAACCGCTGCGACGTAAACGTGTTTGTCTTGCTTTTTGAGCAGAACGCTCCCAGCTTGAGCGTTTGGGACAACCTCTATGGCTTTCTCGAGGATCAGTTGATAGAGCTTCTCTCCATTTTGACCCTTCAAATAGTACTCGCTGATCTGCGTCAGCGCTTCGTGGAGCTTTCTGAACTTCCTCTCTCGAGACAAGTTGATCCTCAGACGAACCATCTGAACAGCCAAGAAAGTTCCCACAGCGAGAAGAACGGATGAAAAGATCGAGAAGCTGTCCAAAGCCGATTTGCGTAGTTTGTATCTCAGACCGTACACGAATTCTTTCCCCGTCGGAGAGATCCGAATATGAGTCACACCGAATTTGTCCAACAACTTTTGCGCATCGACAACCGCGAGCACGAGTTTGTCCGACACGAAATCGCTGAGATCGTCGTTGTAGACTTTGAAATACATGTGGAGTTTTCCGTTCTTCGAATCGATCTTGAAATAATCGAAATCTCCCGATTCGTTCAGGACCTTCACTTCTTCGATCTCTGGAAAGTAAGACTTCAGTTCCTCAAACAAGATCGAAGCTTCCTCCAAGTTATCTTCACTCAAAAGCTCGTACATCTTGGACCATTGAAAGTAAGACAAGCTCAAACAATTGGCGTAATCTTTCACCGACTCGGCGAAAAGCACTCCCAACTCTTGCACGTAGCTTTTAAAGTGTGACTTGGCACTGAGATGGAAGATCGTCACCAAAACAACGAACACTAAGAGTGCCACTAACAACGGTATGAACTTCGACATTCCTTCACCCCACTCACGAATCATTCATACCAGAGGTATCGTTCTCTTTCAGTGAGTATAATAACGCGCTGAGCTTGCAACTTTCGACACCTATCACGAGGCAACCACGACGAGCCTCTTGGCGTTCAGATCGTAAGCTGTCCCGTCCAGTGAACCGTACAGTTCAACGTTCGAAAAACCACACGTTTGAAGCATCATCTTCAACTCTTGTCCACTGTACACGTAGTGCTGCAAACTGTACACTTTGTAGCCTCCAGCCTCCAGAACGATCCATTGATTCCTCATTCTCGCCATGCCTGGCTCGAAACTGTGTTTCTCTATGAGCATCTTTGAACCTTGCTCACTCACGACTGAGTCTCTGTAGTTTAGTAGGAGCACTTCTTTTGACACCATTTCCATCAGTAACTTGCCATCATTTTTCAAACTCTTCTTGATGTTTCTCAACACCTTCATGTTTTCTTCCTGATCTTCGAAGTAGCCGAACGAAGTGAACATGTTGATCACAAGATCGAAATGATTTGGCCTAACGAAGTCTCTCATGTCAGCATGAACGAATTCCACGTTGTCAAGGTCTGAGCACAATTCTTTGGCTTTGCCCAGAAGAAAGCTTGACGCATCGACAGCGGTCACGTTGAATCCAAGCCTTGCAAACTCAAAGGCATGCCTTCCTGGCCCACAACAAAGATCGAGTACGTTTCCGCTTCGAATACCACTCAATGTAACGATTCTTTCTACTTCTTCTTTCGCTGATTGGAAACGCGCTGGTCGAAACAGCCAATCGTACATGTCTTTCCAGAAATCTTCGTTCGCGAACCAACTCACACTCCTCACCCCCTTTGTATCGGAAAGTATAACATTTTCTCATCTCAATCTGAAATCGAATCTTTCGCTGAATGTGTGCCTCTCGCTTGACAGTTTTCAAAACAGCATGATAGAATAAGTGCCAATAACTTCTGTTTAGGAGGTGAGGTGTGAGTGCGTAGGTTTGTGGTGTTACTCGCGGTTCTTCTCTCTGTGGCCATCTTCGCGGCGAAGTACGGAGGCACAGTGAGGTTTCTCATCGGAGTGGACGTCACCACACTTTTGCCCGGCAACATCCCAGATTCGATCAGCACCATCGTTGGGATGCACATCTTCGAAGGGCTCGTCGACTATGATGAGAACCTCAGAATCATCCCCGTGCTCGCCGAGAGATGGGAAATCCTTGACAATGGTACCGCCTACGTCTTTCATCTTCGCAAGAACGTCAAGTTCCACGACGGAGCAGATTTCAACGCTCACGCTGTGAAGAAGAACTTCGACTATCTCTTCTCCGCGAACCTCAGGAACGTCGGTCAGTACAAAGGCATCATCAAGGAAGTTCAAGTGATCGACGACTACACGGTCAAGATCGTGCTTTTCCAGCCGAACTCGACCTTCCTCTACAGGCTCGCTCAGTCGAGCGGTTGGATGGTCTCACCGCAGGCCATCGAAAAGTTCGGACACGATCCAGCACTGATGTCTAAGAACCCCATAGGCACTGGTCCATTCATGTTCAAAGAATGGAAGGCCGGGGAGAGCGTCGAGCTTGTGAAGAATCCCAACTACTGGCGTCAGGGTTTGCCTTATCTGGACAGAATAATCTTCAGAGTCGTAGCGGAGGACGTCTCACGCGTGAACCAAGTCAGGGCGGGGGACGCAGACTTCATGTACAACCCACCACCCGCTCTGTTTGCGGCACTTCAGCAGGACAAATCGCTGAAAGTCGAGGTCGTGCCAACCGTGAGGACGATCTTCATAGGTTTGAACACTTCCAGAGCTCCTCTGAACGACGTGAGGGTCAGGCAAGCGCTCAACTACGCTGTGGACAAAGAAAAGCTCTGCAGGGTACTCATGAAAGGCCTCGCAAAGCCATCGGATTCACCGCTTTCGAGCAGGACTTTCGGTTATTTCTCAACGGGAGGTTATCCATACGATCCTAACAAAGCGAAACAACTGTTGAAAGAAGCCGGTTATGAGAATCTCAAGCTCGAACTCATAACACCGAAAGGAAGATACCTAAACGATTACGAAACCGCGGTGGCCATCCAGGGTATGCTCAAAGAGGTGGGCGTCACGGTGGACGTGAAGCCGATGGAATGGGGAAGCTACGTAAGCAAGATACTTTCAAGAAAACCCGAAGATTGGGACTATCAGATGTTCTTACTCGGCTGGGCTCCTGGAACCGCGGAGGGTCACCAGGTGTTGTTCCCCCTCTTCCACTCTTCAAACCGCATGGACAGTCCCAATGCAACGATGCGTTACAACAACTACTTCTACAGCAATCCAAAGGTTGACGAGCTCATAGACAAGATCGCGGTGGAAACAGACGAGAAAAAGCTTTTAGAATATTTCAAGGAAGCACAAAAGCTCGTTGTTCAGGATGCTCCTTGGATCTTCCTCTACGAAATGAACATCGCTGCGGTGATGCGCAAAGAATTACAGGGCGTCAAAATCTATCCCACCGAACGTGTGAGCTTGGCAGAAGCTTGGATCGATCGTTGACATCGAGGGTGGCACCCGCCACCCTCATTGAAGGAAGGTGATCAGCCTTGCTCAAGTTCGTCGTCAGAAGACTTCTGCTTCTGATACCTGT
This window contains:
- a CDS encoding M24 family metallopeptidase; its protein translation is MREVFRERINTLRKLIEEEQAEALLISRCDNFAWATLGARNYVTINSEVGSVHLLLVEDSIYILTNNIERKRIEQEELNEDVLGDVEFAEYMWSKDLWDVLKSFVQGKKLLSDTGWFDSRNVSDQLKNFRLVMSEPEIETYRWLGANCDEIFSNTMLKFSPEMTELQVQAEMSKAFFERGIEPILILVFGEESAQLYRHNLPRNVRVGKKLFVSVCVRKKGLVLSSTRSVLFGRDEDWIKQHRDNCYVEAAALENSKPGKKLSEVFEEIKKAYVAVNKPHEWFLHHQGGLAGYNAREVIANEDTDYSLKAGNVVAWNPTITGTKSEDTFLVLEDGLECFSYPESSRWPALNLQIGSLTLKRPDIVVL
- a CDS encoding SDH family Clp fold serine proteinase; this translates as MYSFIFELFWMIFILSMFIPFFKAYSQKSARETLIRQLEVKRKSRVITLIHRQESMSFFGLTFGRYITIEDSEEILRAIKLTPPDMPIDLILHTPGGLVLAAEQIARALVKHKGKVTVFVPHYAMSGGTMIALAADEIVMDPNAVLGPLDPQLGGYPAPSILSVLEKKNINEIDDQTLILADIAKKAMNQVMDFVTCLLKEKVGEEKAKQLAETLCSGKWTHDYPLTVDALKQMGIPVSENMPQEVYQLMDLYKQTEQRRPSVQYIPVPYRGGERGTSQESRKNS
- a CDS encoding class I SAM-dependent methyltransferase, which codes for MSWFANEDFWKDMYDWLFRPARFQSAKEEVERIVTLSGIRSGNVLDLCCGPGRHAFEFARLGFNVTAVDASSFLLGKAKELCSDLDNVEFVHADMRDFVRPNHFDLVINMFTSFGYFEDQEENMKVLRNIKKSLKNDGKLLMEMVSKEVLLLNYRDSVVSEQGSKMLIEKHSFEPGMARMRNQWIVLEAGGYKVYSLQHYVYSGQELKMMLQTCGFSNVELYGSLDGTAYDLNAKRLVVVAS
- a CDS encoding glycogen synthase, whose amino-acid sequence is MKVAMIAYEVYPFAKVGGLADVLGALPKAVERSGAKVTIFMPLHKVVLKNSQKFGYQLSEVAKSIPVENVQTKETFDLYKSQLPGSGVAVYFIANEYYFSAENVYEGPDLAEQAIFFSAASIQAMRHLSEQFDVVHAHDWQTGLVPVYLKTLYRVDPFFSRTAIVFTIHNLGYQGIFSPSYMKFAGLPGYLFNIDGLEFYGKINFLKGGILFSDIVTTVSPTYAQEIQTEEYGEKLDGVLRLRSEDLYGILNGIDYEEFNPATDRRIYVNYDINSIEKKYENKKMLQKELNLPVREEVPLIGMINRLVDQKGLDLIEKIADYMFLFDLQFVVLGTGEKKYEEMFLQLQKRYASKVSSNIKFDIELAQKIYAGCDMFLMPSRYEPCGLGQMYSLRYGTIPIVRYTGGLADTVKEYDPETGLGNGFGFREYDPAHLFMAIAKAVHFFKNEKRHWEKIVQNAMQTDVSWERSAKQYMRIYQEALKKRRV
- a CDS encoding glutathione ABC transporter substrate-binding protein: MRRFVVLLAVLLSVAIFAAKYGGTVRFLIGVDVTTLLPGNIPDSISTIVGMHIFEGLVDYDENLRIIPVLAERWEILDNGTAYVFHLRKNVKFHDGADFNAHAVKKNFDYLFSANLRNVGQYKGIIKEVQVIDDYTVKIVLFQPNSTFLYRLAQSSGWMVSPQAIEKFGHDPALMSKNPIGTGPFMFKEWKAGESVELVKNPNYWRQGLPYLDRIIFRVVAEDVSRVNQVRAGDADFMYNPPPALFAALQQDKSLKVEVVPTVRTIFIGLNTSRAPLNDVRVRQALNYAVDKEKLCRVLMKGLAKPSDSPLSSRTFGYFSTGGYPYDPNKAKQLLKEAGYENLKLELITPKGRYLNDYETAVAIQGMLKEVGVTVDVKPMEWGSYVSKILSRKPEDWDYQMFLLGWAPGTAEGHQVLFPLFHSSNRMDSPNATMRYNNYFYSNPKVDELIDKIAVETDEKKLLEYFKEAQKLVVQDAPWIFLYEMNIAAVMRKELQGVKIYPTERVSLAEAWIDR
- a CDS encoding sensor domain-containing diguanylate cyclase, which codes for MSKFIPLLVALLVFVVLVTIFHLSAKSHFKSYVQELGVLFAESVKDYANCLSLSYFQWSKMYELLSEDNLEEASILFEELKSYFPEIEEVKVLNESGDFDYFKIDSKNGKLHMYFKVYNDDLSDFVSDKLVLAVVDAQKLLDKFGVTHIRISPTGKEFVYGLRYKLRKSALDSFSIFSSVLLAVGTFLAVQMVRLRINLSRERKFRKLHEALTQISEYYLKGQNGEKLYQLILEKAIEVVPNAQAGSVLLKKQDKHVYVAAVGYDLEGLSKIEYPESVQKKWLEKPIKKKSDMVNFNREDEKTLEILKKHGRVEEIVCSLVVPVQIGNEIVLSFNLENFEREDAFDEESLQIAKLFANYVGMVFLKIKQDEQIMQQQKMMEYLYNHDPLTGLLNRRAFEEYGEKLLSLAKRERKKVALLFLDLRRFKNVNDKYGHETGDLVLKVLGSRLEKVFRESDVVSRFGGDEFVALLYDCDGNNFAQLLNRVFQIVEEPIQLDDKSFQVGVNVGVAIYPDDARELDQLIRLADMAMYYAKKKGLRYATASEVETGI
- the udk gene encoding uridine kinase, with amino-acid sequence MVLIGIGGGTGSGKTTVAKRIVHSLGEERCAILPMDNYYKDMSHLPIEERRLVNYDHPDVIEHRLLVEHLRKLLHGEAVQIPTYDFVTYTRKVETLNFVPKKVILVEGIFALYYEELRELYELSLYVDTESDIRFIRRLMRDVKERGRSVESVVNQYLRTVKPMHDAYVEPTKRYADIIVPKGGHNDRAIEVVVNYITKRLEKEV